From the genome of Fundulus heteroclitus isolate FHET01 chromosome 9, MU-UCD_Fhet_4.1, whole genome shotgun sequence, one region includes:
- the LOC105927866 gene encoding torsin-1A-interacting protein 2 isoform X3, producing MEETAKHGCEQPDAPAQTTVQLLGEDLTGNETEQKPATSQTPGSKEEFAVAKVKAGLNEETPATEATDSDAGEAFKEQAQKASPQEQSNEQRQDVESFGRSPKEAANANVSEYTENREDLKQLGCEKKPGDCGSDGDQRASGEKVGLSLTTNMKIVHQADDEQRDDSKGDTSEHVKPVATTPDGHPSQSVTSDADLDIQNKNPGQPANEANNAAPDDHFSPSETTGVLRASEMMEEEHRKEEIEKQNKTMSRDDVETIGPATTQAEPSDETAVFGGGRIWVAVAVAVAALAVAVAILWPNLFQSKAPPPTADLRQVDVFLKQMEKVKTRFPSQRAELWSRSEIHLKRHLLTSQPTEPVSLILTSGLRAERTMRCLAQDVASAFSAARNASVLHIDGASKAGQDSDQVKLDIDRKLVGAFEGDKPVAVIHRLEELPPGATLIFYRYCDHENAAYKKTFLIFTVLLGDEEEIPAEMRLSVVEEMVDDHLQKRFLSHGHPVSFDRMDLNKYGGLWSRISHLILPVAAEERIEREGC from the exons ATGGAAGAGACAGCGAAACATGGCTGTGAGCAGCCAGATGCCCCTGCACAAACCACGGTTCAGCTGCTAG GAGAAGACCTTACCGGGAATGAAACGGAACAAAAACCAGCAACTTCACAAACACCGGGCAGCAAGGAAGAGTTTGCCGTAGCTAAGGTTAAAGCCGGATTAAATGAAGAAACCCCAGCCACTGAAGCCACAGACAGTGATGCAGGAGAAG CATTCAAAGAACAGGCGCAAAAGGCCTCACCGCAGGAACAGTCCAATGAACAAAGACAGGATGTTGAGTCCTTTGGTCGTTCCCCTAAAGAGGCTGCTAACGCCAATGTTTCAGAATATACTGAAAACCGCGAAG ATCTCAAACAGCTTGGGTGTGAGAAGAAACCAGGTGATTGTGGCTCAGATGGAGATCAAAGAGCTTCGGGAG AAAAAGTCGGTCTCTCACTGACAACGAACATGAAAATCGTTCACCAAGCCGATGATGAACAACGTGACGATTCTAAAGGGGACACATCGGAACACGTGAAGCCAGTTGCCACAACACCTGACGGACATCCCAGTCAAAGTGTGACATCAG ATGCAGATTTAgatattcaaaacaaaaatcctgGACAACCAGCAAATGAGGCAAATAATGCAGCACCTGATGATCATTTCAGTCCAAGTGAGACAACAG GTGTGCTGAGAGCCTCAGAAATGATGGAAGAGGAACATCGGAAAGAAGagatagaaaaacaaaataaaacgatGAGCAGAGATGATGTTGAAACCATCGGTCCTGCCACCACACAGGCTGAGCCGTCAGACGAAACCGCCGTCTTTGGAG GAGGTAGAATATGGGTGGCAGTGGCAGTGGCTGTAGCGGCACTCGCTGTTGCTGTTGCCATCTTGTGGCCCAACCTCTTCCAATCTAAAGCTCCACCTCCGACGGCTGACTTGCGACAAGTCGACGTCTTCCTCAAGCAGATGGAAAAGGTAAAAACGAGGTTTCCCAGTCAGCGTGCCGAGCTCTGGAGCAGGAGTGAAATCCACCTGAAGAGGCACCTCCTGACCAGCCAGCCCACAGAGCCGGTCAGCCTGATCCTGACGTCGGGCCTCAGGGCAGAAAGGACAATGCGCTGCCTGGCCCAGGACGTGGCCTCCGCCTTCTCCGCCGCCCGCAACGCCTCCGTCCTGCACATCGACGGCGCCAGCAAAGCCGGCCAGGACAGCGACCAGGTCAAGCTGGACATTGACAGAAAGCTGGTGGGAGCTTTCGAGGGCGACAAGCCAGTGGCCGTGATCCACCGCCTGGAAGAGCTGCCGCCGGGCGCCACGCTCATTTTCTACCGCTACTGCGACCACGAGAACGCCGCCTACAAGAAGACCTTTCTGATCTTCACGGTGCTGCTGGGCGACGAAGAGGAGATCCCAGCCGAGATGCGCCTGAGCGTCGTGGAGGAGATGGTGGACGACCACCTGCAGAAGAGGTTTCTGTCCCACGGCCACCCGGTTTCCTTCGACAGGATGGATCTCAACAAGTACGGCGGCCTGTGGAGCCGCATCTCTCACCTCATCCTGCCGGTGGCGGCAGAGGAAAGAATCGAACGCGAAGGCTGCTAG
- the LOC105927866 gene encoding torsin-1A-interacting protein 2 isoform X1, translating to MEETAKHGCEQPDAPAQTTVQLLGEDLTGNETEQKPATSQTPGSKEEFAVAKVKAGLNEETPATEATDSDAGEAFKEQAQKASPQEQSNEQRQDVESFGRSPKEAANANVSEYTENREDLKQLGCEKKPGDCGSDGDQRASGDAKSEKVGLSLTTNMKIVHQADDEQRDDSKGDTSEHVKPVATTPDGHPSQSVTSDADLDIQNKNPGQPANEANNAAPDDHFSPSETTGVLRASEMMEEEHRKEEIEKQNKTMSRDDVETIGPATTQAEPSDETAVFGGGRIWVAVAVAVAALAVAVAILWPNLFQSKAPPPTADLRQVDVFLKQMEKVKTRFPSQRAELWSRSEIHLKRHLLTSQPTEPVSLILTSGLRAERTMRCLAQDVASAFSAARNASVLHIDGASKAGQDSDQVKLDIDRKLVGAFEGDKPVAVIHRLEELPPGATLIFYRYCDHENAAYKKTFLIFTVLLGDEEEIPAEMRLSVVEEMVDDHLQKRFLSHGHPVSFDRMDLNKYGGLWSRISHLILPVAAEERIEREGC from the exons ATGGAAGAGACAGCGAAACATGGCTGTGAGCAGCCAGATGCCCCTGCACAAACCACGGTTCAGCTGCTAG GAGAAGACCTTACCGGGAATGAAACGGAACAAAAACCAGCAACTTCACAAACACCGGGCAGCAAGGAAGAGTTTGCCGTAGCTAAGGTTAAAGCCGGATTAAATGAAGAAACCCCAGCCACTGAAGCCACAGACAGTGATGCAGGAGAAG CATTCAAAGAACAGGCGCAAAAGGCCTCACCGCAGGAACAGTCCAATGAACAAAGACAGGATGTTGAGTCCTTTGGTCGTTCCCCTAAAGAGGCTGCTAACGCCAATGTTTCAGAATATACTGAAAACCGCGAAG ATCTCAAACAGCTTGGGTGTGAGAAGAAACCAGGTGATTGTGGCTCAGATGGAGATCAAAGAGCTTCGGGAG ATGCAAAGTCAGAAAAAGTCGGTCTCTCACTGACAACGAACATGAAAATCGTTCACCAAGCCGATGATGAACAACGTGACGATTCTAAAGGGGACACATCGGAACACGTGAAGCCAGTTGCCACAACACCTGACGGACATCCCAGTCAAAGTGTGACATCAG ATGCAGATTTAgatattcaaaacaaaaatcctgGACAACCAGCAAATGAGGCAAATAATGCAGCACCTGATGATCATTTCAGTCCAAGTGAGACAACAG GTGTGCTGAGAGCCTCAGAAATGATGGAAGAGGAACATCGGAAAGAAGagatagaaaaacaaaataaaacgatGAGCAGAGATGATGTTGAAACCATCGGTCCTGCCACCACACAGGCTGAGCCGTCAGACGAAACCGCCGTCTTTGGAG GAGGTAGAATATGGGTGGCAGTGGCAGTGGCTGTAGCGGCACTCGCTGTTGCTGTTGCCATCTTGTGGCCCAACCTCTTCCAATCTAAAGCTCCACCTCCGACGGCTGACTTGCGACAAGTCGACGTCTTCCTCAAGCAGATGGAAAAGGTAAAAACGAGGTTTCCCAGTCAGCGTGCCGAGCTCTGGAGCAGGAGTGAAATCCACCTGAAGAGGCACCTCCTGACCAGCCAGCCCACAGAGCCGGTCAGCCTGATCCTGACGTCGGGCCTCAGGGCAGAAAGGACAATGCGCTGCCTGGCCCAGGACGTGGCCTCCGCCTTCTCCGCCGCCCGCAACGCCTCCGTCCTGCACATCGACGGCGCCAGCAAAGCCGGCCAGGACAGCGACCAGGTCAAGCTGGACATTGACAGAAAGCTGGTGGGAGCTTTCGAGGGCGACAAGCCAGTGGCCGTGATCCACCGCCTGGAAGAGCTGCCGCCGGGCGCCACGCTCATTTTCTACCGCTACTGCGACCACGAGAACGCCGCCTACAAGAAGACCTTTCTGATCTTCACGGTGCTGCTGGGCGACGAAGAGGAGATCCCAGCCGAGATGCGCCTGAGCGTCGTGGAGGAGATGGTGGACGACCACCTGCAGAAGAGGTTTCTGTCCCACGGCCACCCGGTTTCCTTCGACAGGATGGATCTCAACAAGTACGGCGGCCTGTGGAGCCGCATCTCTCACCTCATCCTGCCGGTGGCGGCAGAGGAAAGAATCGAACGCGAAGGCTGCTAG
- the LOC105927866 gene encoding torsin-1A-interacting protein 2 isoform X2, whose product MEETAKHGCEQPDAPAQTTVQLLGEDLTGNETEQKPATSQTPGSKEEFAVAKVKAGLNEETPATEATDSDAGEAFKEQAQKASPQEQSNEQRQDVESFGRSPKEAANANVSEYTENREDLKQLGCEKKPGDCGSDGDQRASGDAKSEKVGLSLTTNMKIVHQADDEQRDDSKGDTSEHVKPVATTPDGHPSQSVTSDADLDIQNKNPGQPANEANNAAPDDHFSPSVLRASEMMEEEHRKEEIEKQNKTMSRDDVETIGPATTQAEPSDETAVFGGGRIWVAVAVAVAALAVAVAILWPNLFQSKAPPPTADLRQVDVFLKQMEKVKTRFPSQRAELWSRSEIHLKRHLLTSQPTEPVSLILTSGLRAERTMRCLAQDVASAFSAARNASVLHIDGASKAGQDSDQVKLDIDRKLVGAFEGDKPVAVIHRLEELPPGATLIFYRYCDHENAAYKKTFLIFTVLLGDEEEIPAEMRLSVVEEMVDDHLQKRFLSHGHPVSFDRMDLNKYGGLWSRISHLILPVAAEERIEREGC is encoded by the exons ATGGAAGAGACAGCGAAACATGGCTGTGAGCAGCCAGATGCCCCTGCACAAACCACGGTTCAGCTGCTAG GAGAAGACCTTACCGGGAATGAAACGGAACAAAAACCAGCAACTTCACAAACACCGGGCAGCAAGGAAGAGTTTGCCGTAGCTAAGGTTAAAGCCGGATTAAATGAAGAAACCCCAGCCACTGAAGCCACAGACAGTGATGCAGGAGAAG CATTCAAAGAACAGGCGCAAAAGGCCTCACCGCAGGAACAGTCCAATGAACAAAGACAGGATGTTGAGTCCTTTGGTCGTTCCCCTAAAGAGGCTGCTAACGCCAATGTTTCAGAATATACTGAAAACCGCGAAG ATCTCAAACAGCTTGGGTGTGAGAAGAAACCAGGTGATTGTGGCTCAGATGGAGATCAAAGAGCTTCGGGAG ATGCAAAGTCAGAAAAAGTCGGTCTCTCACTGACAACGAACATGAAAATCGTTCACCAAGCCGATGATGAACAACGTGACGATTCTAAAGGGGACACATCGGAACACGTGAAGCCAGTTGCCACAACACCTGACGGACATCCCAGTCAAAGTGTGACATCAG ATGCAGATTTAgatattcaaaacaaaaatcctgGACAACCAGCAAATGAGGCAAATAATGCAGCACCTGATGATCATTTCAGTCCAA GTGTGCTGAGAGCCTCAGAAATGATGGAAGAGGAACATCGGAAAGAAGagatagaaaaacaaaataaaacgatGAGCAGAGATGATGTTGAAACCATCGGTCCTGCCACCACACAGGCTGAGCCGTCAGACGAAACCGCCGTCTTTGGAG GAGGTAGAATATGGGTGGCAGTGGCAGTGGCTGTAGCGGCACTCGCTGTTGCTGTTGCCATCTTGTGGCCCAACCTCTTCCAATCTAAAGCTCCACCTCCGACGGCTGACTTGCGACAAGTCGACGTCTTCCTCAAGCAGATGGAAAAGGTAAAAACGAGGTTTCCCAGTCAGCGTGCCGAGCTCTGGAGCAGGAGTGAAATCCACCTGAAGAGGCACCTCCTGACCAGCCAGCCCACAGAGCCGGTCAGCCTGATCCTGACGTCGGGCCTCAGGGCAGAAAGGACAATGCGCTGCCTGGCCCAGGACGTGGCCTCCGCCTTCTCCGCCGCCCGCAACGCCTCCGTCCTGCACATCGACGGCGCCAGCAAAGCCGGCCAGGACAGCGACCAGGTCAAGCTGGACATTGACAGAAAGCTGGTGGGAGCTTTCGAGGGCGACAAGCCAGTGGCCGTGATCCACCGCCTGGAAGAGCTGCCGCCGGGCGCCACGCTCATTTTCTACCGCTACTGCGACCACGAGAACGCCGCCTACAAGAAGACCTTTCTGATCTTCACGGTGCTGCTGGGCGACGAAGAGGAGATCCCAGCCGAGATGCGCCTGAGCGTCGTGGAGGAGATGGTGGACGACCACCTGCAGAAGAGGTTTCTGTCCCACGGCCACCCGGTTTCCTTCGACAGGATGGATCTCAACAAGTACGGCGGCCTGTGGAGCCGCATCTCTCACCTCATCCTGCCGGTGGCGGCAGAGGAAAGAATCGAACGCGAAGGCTGCTAG
- the LOC105927867 gene encoding uncharacterized protein LOC105927867 yields MDSKNKTSGPLRRSTRQTGKVLSVEPTPRGPLKRTRKTSEPQPSPAVKGAKSVENGFDDEESPSKKHRLGTGEEDGDNLNGDTMEVQESVKEMENDQDLEMDTVEDPLKETSQLKIYKDSFGDVNLSPRVVLRKPFQIREPPYEESQGLKPIKAEIKVPALPTKAQSHLRPPEKRSDLPNTSMDEYRRTMEAKARSAALSSLDVRRVNQFPRGANPASEKMYATRPLENNIPAKREADRLKKQDATKKPAAPKISSGNSCRGFGWYLWRLVFLVLLSSATLLAYRILPVLRSKGAAGGGQGLREVITEKFHGRFSLLQSKFPSQRAELWRRTQILLENHLKTAEPTEPVSLIFVAGLKAEKTLRCLARAVAATYSSARNGSVLVVDGASKAGQDGDKVKLDVDNQLRAAFEGDKPAAVIHRFEELPPGSTLIFYRYCDHETAAYKQVLLLFTALLPQDEISSELSLKEAEEMVQDHVEEKLVGSTGKADFNEMDIDKFGGLWSRISHLVVPVVSEEEVEQGGCP; encoded by the exons ATGGATTCTAAAAATAAGACCTCGGGACCCTTGAGGCGATCGACAAGGCAGACGGGGAAAG TACTAAGCGTTGAGCCGACCCCCAGGGGTCCTCTCAAACGAACCAGAAAGACATCAGAACCTCAGCCGTCACCTGCAGTCAAAGGTGCAAAAAGTGTGGAGAACGGCTTCGATGATGAAG AGTCTCCTAGCAAGAAGCACCGGTTGGGCACTGGAGAAGAAGATGGTGACAACCTTAATGGCGACACCATGGAGGTCCAGGAATCGGTCAAAGAAATGGAGAATGATCAGGACCTGGAAATGGATACAGTTGAGGATCCATTAAAAGAGACCAGTCAACTCAAAATATACAAAG ACAGCTTCGGAGATGTGAACCTTTCCCCCCGTGTCGTTCTCCGCAAACCCTTCCAGATAAGAGAGCCTCCGTATGAGGAGTCACAAGGACTGAAGCCCATTAAAG ctgaaataaaagtaCCTGCACTGCCCACCAAGGCTCAGTCACATCTCAGACCACCAGAGAAAAGATCTGACTTGCCCAACACCAGTATGGACGAGTATAGGAGAACAATGGAGGCCAAAGCCAGGAGTGCAG ccttgTCATCTCTGGATGTACGAAGAGTTAACCAATTCCCCAGAGGTGCAAATCCAGCTTCGGAGAAAATGTATGCAACGAGACCTCTTGAAAACAACATTCCAGCCAAAAGAGAAGCCGATCGTCTTAAAAAACAAG ATGCAACAAAGAAGCCGGCTGCGCCCAAGATAAGTTCTGGAAACTCCTGTAGAG GTTTTGGTTGGTATCTGTGGCGCTTGGTTTTCTTGGTGCTGCTCAGCTCTGCCACCCTGCTGGCTTACAGGATCCTCCCTGTGCTCCGAAGTAAAGGAGCCGCAGGAGGAGGGCAGGGACTCCGGGAAGTGATTACGGAAAAGTTTCACGGGCGCTTTTCGCTTCTACAGTCTAAGTTCCCGAGTCAGCGAGCCGAACTGTGGAGGAGAACCCAGATCCTCCTGGAGAACCACCTCAAAACCGCTGAGCCGACAGAGCCAGTGAGTCTGATCTTCGTCGCGGGCCTCAAAGCGGAGAAGACTCTGCGGTGCTTGGCCCGCGCCGTGGCCGCCACTTACTCCTCTGCCCGTAACGGCTCGGTCCTCGTCGTCGACGGGGCGAGTAAAGCCGGCCAGGACGGCGACAAGGTCAAGCTGGACGTCGACAACCAGCTGCGGGCGGCTTTTGAGGGGGACAAACCGGCGGCGGTCATCCACCGCTTCGAGGAGCTGCCTCCGGGCTCCACCCTCATTTTCTACCGTTACTGCGACCACGAGACGGCCGCCTACAAGCAGGTGCTCCTGTTGTTCACGGCGCTGCTTCCCCAAGACGAGATCAGCAGCGAGCTGAGCctgaaggaggcggaggagaTGGTCCAGGACCACGTCGAGGAAAAGCTGGTGGGCTCCACGGGCAAAGCCGACTTCAATGAAATGGATATCGACAAGTTCGGCGGGCTGTGGAGCCGCATCTCCCATCTGGTCGTGCCTGTGGTGtcggaggaggaggtggagcagggAGGGTGCCCATGA
- the LOC110368664 gene encoding uncharacterized protein LOC110368664 isoform X3 — protein sequence MSTTIPATTEIQGNTTNGTILLKLGATSMTLVSGVSVGMMHTINSIMVVRHKPSSRHYAKVKFMIVGSLFSFLSSLSTLILICIDRPLEGNLIGLVSTVIVVVMGFAELVIALMQFGPSHELKGPCDLALHICFFFHHPFTNKPKRRRGHRRIKEPLSAVRVFVIFISAFLMVGITALSVAIMVEIFFILND from the exons ATGTCCACAACAATACCTGCAACCACAGAAATTCAAGGCAATACAACTAATGGAACAATTTTACTCAAG CTAGGAGCCACTTCCATGACATTGGTGAGCGGTGTTTCTGTGGGGATGATG CATACAATCAACAGCATCATGGTAGTACGTCACAAACCGTCTTCCCGTCATTACGCAAAAGTG AAGTTCATGATTGTGGGcagcttattttcttttttgtcttcgTTGTCGACATTGATCTTAATTTGCATAGACAGACCCCTTGAG GGCAATCTCATTGGTCTTGTAAGCACTGTAATCGTGGTGGTGATGGGTTTCGCAGAGCTAGTGATTGCTCTGATGCAGTTTGGACCCAGCCATGAACT AAAAGGACCCTGTGACCTTGCTctccacatttgttttttcttccaccACCCATTCACAA ACAAGCCCAAACGTCGTCGGGGTCATCGAAGAATAAAG GAGCCTCTCTCTGCAGTCAGAGTGTTTGTTATATTCATCTCAGCATTCCTCATGGTTGGCATCACAGCTCTGTCTGTAGCAATCATGGTCGAAATATTTTTTATCCTGAACGACTAA
- the LOC110368664 gene encoding uncharacterized protein LOC110368664 isoform X2 yields MTLVSGVSVGMMHTINSIMVVRHKPSSRHYAKVKFMIVGSLFSFLSSLSTLILICIDRPLEGNLIGLVSTVIVVVMGFAELVIALMQFGPSHELKGPCDLALHICFFFHHPFTNVFLYVTVIDLIDKGRGTRRVFFLLIVYTVLIALTIVCHVVIFAFLRKVTDKPKRRRGHRRIKEPLSAVRVFVIFISAFLMVGITALSVAIMVEIFFILND; encoded by the exons ATGACATTGGTGAGCGGTGTTTCTGTGGGGATGATG CATACAATCAACAGCATCATGGTAGTACGTCACAAACCGTCTTCCCGTCATTACGCAAAAGTG AAGTTCATGATTGTGGGcagcttattttcttttttgtcttcgTTGTCGACATTGATCTTAATTTGCATAGACAGACCCCTTGAG GGCAATCTCATTGGTCTTGTAAGCACTGTAATCGTGGTGGTGATGGGTTTCGCAGAGCTAGTGATTGCTCTGATGCAGTTTGGACCCAGCCATGAACT AAAAGGACCCTGTGACCTTGCTctccacatttgttttttcttccaccACCCATTCACAA ATGTATTTCTCTACGTCACCGTAATCGACTTGATTGACAAAGGGAGAGGAACCAGGAGAGTTTTCTTTCTCCTGATTGTTTACACAGTGTTGATTGCCCTGACTATAGTTTGTCATGTTGTGATCTTTGCATTTCTGCGGAAGGTAACAG ACAAGCCCAAACGTCGTCGGGGTCATCGAAGAATAAAG GAGCCTCTCTCTGCAGTCAGAGTGTTTGTTATATTCATCTCAGCATTCCTCATGGTTGGCATCACAGCTCTGTCTGTAGCAATCATGGTCGAAATATTTTTTATCCTGAACGACTAA
- the LOC110368664 gene encoding uncharacterized protein LOC110368664 isoform X1 — protein MSTTIPATTEIQGNTTNGTILLKLGATSMTLVSGVSVGMMHTINSIMVVRHKPSSRHYAKVKFMIVGSLFSFLSSLSTLILICIDRPLEGNLIGLVSTVIVVVMGFAELVIALMQFGPSHELKGPCDLALHICFFFHHPFTNVFLYVTVIDLIDKGRGTRRVFFLLIVYTVLIALTIVCHVVIFAFLRKVTDKPKRRRGHRRIKEPLSAVRVFVIFISAFLMVGITALSVAIMVEIFFILND, from the exons ATGTCCACAACAATACCTGCAACCACAGAAATTCAAGGCAATACAACTAATGGAACAATTTTACTCAAG CTAGGAGCCACTTCCATGACATTGGTGAGCGGTGTTTCTGTGGGGATGATG CATACAATCAACAGCATCATGGTAGTACGTCACAAACCGTCTTCCCGTCATTACGCAAAAGTG AAGTTCATGATTGTGGGcagcttattttcttttttgtcttcgTTGTCGACATTGATCTTAATTTGCATAGACAGACCCCTTGAG GGCAATCTCATTGGTCTTGTAAGCACTGTAATCGTGGTGGTGATGGGTTTCGCAGAGCTAGTGATTGCTCTGATGCAGTTTGGACCCAGCCATGAACT AAAAGGACCCTGTGACCTTGCTctccacatttgttttttcttccaccACCCATTCACAA ATGTATTTCTCTACGTCACCGTAATCGACTTGATTGACAAAGGGAGAGGAACCAGGAGAGTTTTCTTTCTCCTGATTGTTTACACAGTGTTGATTGCCCTGACTATAGTTTGTCATGTTGTGATCTTTGCATTTCTGCGGAAGGTAACAG ACAAGCCCAAACGTCGTCGGGGTCATCGAAGAATAAAG GAGCCTCTCTCTGCAGTCAGAGTGTTTGTTATATTCATCTCAGCATTCCTCATGGTTGGCATCACAGCTCTGTCTGTAGCAATCATGGTCGAAATATTTTTTATCCTGAACGACTAA
- the LOC105927822 gene encoding ferric-chelate reductase 1, whose amino-acid sequence MLFWIFITYNFISKLHGYSHGNFPQVCDSMRPLHGTNGVENSPQTSEPPFMVSYQLGRNIGDPITVSLRSKDTFKFMGFMLEARDVSLDGDGPPLGKFIILDTSQSRLLKCGDSEDSAVSHKLNVDKTLIEVNWTAEGAEQDIMFR is encoded by the exons ATGTTGTTCTGGATTTTTATCACCTATAACTTCATCTCCAAGCTGCATGGGTATTCACATGGGAACTTCCCGCAAGTGTGTGACTCGATGAGACCTCTGCATGGTACAAATGGTGTTGAGAATTCTCCTCAGACATCTGAACCCCCCTTCATGGTTAGTTACCAGCTTGGCAGGAACATTGGAGACCCGATCACAG TTTCCCTCAGGAGCAAGGACACCTTCAAATTTATGGGATTTATGCTGGAAGCTCGGGATGTGAGTTTAGATGGTGATGGCCCTCCACTGGGGAAATTTATCATTCTTGATACTAGTCAGTCTCGACTCCTGAAGTGTGGCGATTCAGAG GACTCAGCTGTGAGTCATAAACTCAATGTGGACAAGACACTGATCGAGGTAAACTGGACCGCAGAGGGAGCAGAACAAGACATCATGTTCAGGTAA